The window TTTGTGTTACATAGCCGGATGCGGTACATTTGTCTTTTAGAGCATCCAACGCACACGGATGGAGTTTGAATAGCCAATGAAAATGCTCCCATACAGTAGTGGGTGAATTCCCGATGATTAACGAGTGCATCCCAGGACGGTGTAAACGTACACAACATGTTTTCCCCTTCCACTGTCTGGTACGGGGGCATCTGAACCGTTACCGGGATAATCAGTATTCGTTGTTCTCCGCTCGCGTGTGTAGTGCACAAAATGGGatacaaatgtatttatttaccttGTAATTCGAGAAGTGGAGGAGATAAGTCCCTTTTTAAGCTCCCCAAGGATCCCGTAAGGTATGAGAAATGTCCTTTTGAGTTAACACtttaacattttgtattttcagAATGATACGGTGGCTTAAGGCGGCCAGAAGAGAAGACCTTATTAAGAAgaacttaattaattataaattatgcgAGGATCACTTCGAGAGGAAATTCATCTCGTTATCGGACACCGGTATTAAGCGGATTTATAACGACGCCATTCCCACCATATTTATGCCGGTCATGCCCTCAGAATGTACTTGTGGACTTAAGGATAAGCATGCAGAGacgaaaaatgatttttcaggtATGTATCATGTTAGAAAATTCACCAAAAAGCAGCGCTCGGGTGTTGGCGTGAAAATTCACCAAAAAGTAACTCTTTTGCCTACCCAGGAGTTGTACAGGAAGTAGTACAAAAGCTACGGAGAGAACGAGAGGAACGTGAAGGCAAAGACAGGAAATGAATAAGCGTGGAGAAGGAAATTATTAGAAGGAAGTTATAGATATGCAGAAAGAGGCAAGTCATGAAGAcgtgtaaaaatttaattattacatgATAAATGATATACTAAATTATTTCATGGATGCTTAGTTCTCGTGCCTTCCTGGAGCTGATCTAGGATTGTTACATGCGCAGTAGTTGAACCACAAGCAGCAGAGCGAGAAGAGCAAAAGAAACGTGAAGACAGagacaagaaataaaaatgcgtGGTGATGGATGATGACCTGAAGAGACAACCTGGAAATTGTGTTAAAATTGAATGCGCAGTAGGCGAAGTAAAATGGTTAGAAGTGGCTATCGAATCTTTTCATGCCTTGTCGTTGCCAATAGAGGGTTGTAACATATGCTGTATTTCTACATTAAATAGTATGAAAAGAAGAACAAGAGGTATGTAGAGAAAGAGACAGGAAATAAAAAGACGTGGTGATGTATGTTGACCTAGAGGAAGAAGAAACCATTAAGAATTCTAGAAATTCTCGGGTGTTCTCGTGCCTTGTGGTGGTGGATCCAGGGTGGTTACAATTGTACAATTTCTTGTATAATCCCACTGGATTATAATCAGTCTATTTGAAATAGTACAAATGGTGCAAATATATaactctaataaaataattcatgcCACACGTTAACAAATGCAATcgaaatagtcatatttcagtCATTGAACCCGATAACCTACTATAGTTTTCATTCTTCAATTACGTTTACTTACGATCGCGAGATCTCAATGGACGTCATTCAGCATTTTTATCGACGGTCTATGAGGTTGTATCAATTTCCTTTTTGAAGTGTAAttactttttctttcttttaatagATTAGTCTATTCTTAGACGACCTTGCCATTGACTCGACGGAAGcttggtttgttttttttattgcgtTTTATCGAATGTAGTTGGTATAAAGCCGGTTTGTTTTTATGTAGTTGGCCATAGGTGTGACAACCCTAAATTCGTCAAACCCAAAGGATGTAATTCCGAAGACATCCGAGCGACTACGGTAGGGATCTTCTATATATTACGTATCTGCTTAAATGGAAGAAGCAAAGGtcagaaaattttgttttattaaaaaatcatattgtttaaaaaaagcagGGTATAGGGACGGCAGGGGAATTTCTTTTAATGTCACAAAGTGATGGGCGGGATATAAATAGACGATCTGTAGTAGCAAGACACTAACCTCCGTGGATATGGTGAGTGTGAGAACTTTCAATTGGACAAGTCCATAACTCTAAAGACACATGAACCTTGACCTTCTCGATTAccaatacatttatttaattaatataatggGCGTGACAACCGTGAATTTGCCACGCCCTTTAAAAATAGGAATAGGATAAATTGTGCGAATAAAGATGTGCGGCAGATAGATGGCGCACCATAGATTTTGCTCCAAAAACCTCAAATCTGGTGAGTACTGTGGTCCTTGCCAAGCGAAACTGGTTCTAGCTCAGCTAGTCAAgtatttaacccaaaaaaatggtttatataaaaatattcctcaaaAGATGCATTTTCTTTTGAAACGGTTTTCGGCAGGGTAAAAGCACTTATTGACCTTTATTAATAGCCGCAAGTCCTCTGCAGCCTTTTTCTGCGACCTGTCGGATGCGTTTGACTGCATTGGACCACAACATTCTACTTCAAAAAACTTCAATTTGTGGTATCCGAggtgtcaaaaataaattgttccGCTGATATCTAACCAAACGTCCCCAATCAGTCACATACAATAAAGTaagtaaatatagtaaaaaataagcaaataagtAATAGATAAAGCAACTAGTTCATTGAAAGGAAAGCGGTGTTCTTCACGGGTCTATCTTAGGCTCAACAGTCTTTCTGGCATACATAAATGATATACTAAGTCTGGACATCTCTTAATGGCCTCTTTTGGGACTTTTCCTTAATCTATTTATTCTGTCtttaaatgtctaaaatttGTCAGTTAACTGTGACGATGTGATGTTCAATATTTAGCAATGTCAAAGTTACTTTACACCCTAGCGCGTATATTACGCACTGCATTAGAAAGgaaaacttattataatttaataaaaacatgccTAAAGTAAATACTTTATGCCTGGTGTTTAGTAGAAAAAAGAATTAACTTTGCATCTATCTGTATTTAGAGGAAACAACTTAAttgcaattaaataatataccatCAAATAACAAAATGATTTCtctttaacaattatttttaaacctgTATTTCTCTTTTATTGGTTGGAAGCCTGTAATAGGTAAGATTTATTGCCAAAAGTCGCCGAACTACATTAATTTTAGACTTTGCGAGGAACATTTTGAGCATAAGATTATCTCACAAGGGgatgctaaaaaaatattattttgtaacgCAGTTCCTACGCTATTTCCTTatctttccaaaaaaatatatatatgtatacatatttTTCTGCTTCTGAAATAAAGCAGCAGTCAAGCTACATTAGTTACATTAATAACTCAAAGTTCTAAAAAGTATCACAATAGTATATCACTAGATTTAGacatagatataaataaaatagagagtataagaataaataaaagatattttatttattctcatAGAGGTATTTAAAATGACTATGCTTTGTCAAtaagaatatcatttttatGTATGTCTTTGacaataaatatgtttaaattgaACTGAACACTAGATTCAAGAATCACAAGACtagtcaaaaaatataaaagaatacaAATTATATCAATCATAAGTGTAAGTCTTAGTGTCAAGatcaggaaataaaaaaaatatgaacattAGATATCAGTAAAGTCCAAAAATATATGCtaaatatagtttataaaacaaaataatactgccactgaaagaaaattacaattaaatcaCAACGAGAAGATAATCTACACCAGAAAAGTATAAACAGGACGTTTGTTACCTCTGGTGCTAATGTTACGTAATCCCAAATTTAGGAATCTCAATTTAATCTAAATTCATTCAATTAGCCCCCGCTTATATATCTGATGCAATTTTTACTTTCTCATTGATGGACAAAATAAGCCAGTTAAAGTttacaattcaaaatatttaactaaacaTATGTAGTTGAGAATTGTGATTTAcaaagtaaattttaaggaCCGAATGGTCGTTCTTGTGCCCAAATAAGTTACGTATTCAACCACTCAATATTCAACTCTACTCAGAGGTGAGTTTGTTACGTCCAAAATTTTACCAgttaatctaaatttaaattaaacaaaagctAACtagaaagtttaaaatattaatgagcGCCACCGAATTTTTAGTCAGTGTCCCAGggctttattcaaaaatttactaagagaacaaaaatacgaaaaaaataaaagtcaatggAATAGGTTTACGGGTTCAACATTTAATGTAATGCACTATTAATGAATATTCACTTACAACTAAGAACATAGATATATGTTTGTTGGTTTACATTACTGTGGCTGTGAGTACCAGTGTAGTAACTAAATCAAAAAGATAACAAATTATAGATTTGTCTAGTTACACCCTTTATTTCATAACGAGAATGATTATACATGCTTCACAAGTTGACCCAATAAATTAAACTATACTTAACCAAGCAGAAGTGTGGGCATAAACTAAGGGGGtattaatttaatgtaataattaagtaaacaaaagatattaaaaataggtaatgaaaataaacattatttattaaattaaaactataggTATTTAGCTAATGTTGAGCTGCTATGGGGTTGTAGTTAACTAGCCAAGAGTATTGGCTCCACATCGGTACAATAGCTAACGCAGTGGTGAGAATTTAAAAGAGTCCAGAGTTCAGTTACATCAAGTATCTATGTCCGAATCCAAGACACACAAAAATACATGCATGGAAAATCAGCGGAGCAGGATGTAGCATTTTAGGTCTATTTCtgattactaataaataattacgaatgaaaacaattaaaatattaccaagagtttaataaatataatatactgCAAGAAATTACTTTACATGGTAATAAACCCTGATTtagttttatgataaattttaaatatgacatTCTAAATAAAACAGGCAGTTTTAATTATAGGTGTAATTACTGGTTTATTACATACGTACACACTATAAACACAATGACTTAAgactacaagaaatatttatttcctacTAATTATTTCGATTTACAAATCCCGCCAATATTCAGAGTTCAACTGACACCTAGCGGCGAGAGCTCCTAGACCTAGACTGACTTTCTACGCATGTCTTGAGATGTCGCGAGATTTCACTCACTCCATCGGTGTCGCACCGTCGCGTTTAGGCGACTGCTGGGGATCAGTTAGTATGTTCGTGGCCGTTAAGATCGTcacaatacattttttctttggAGACGATGGATAAATTAAGTAGAGTAAGGGAGTGTTCTTATCGCGGATGCGATAATACGAGAAAACCGAAAAACAACGCGctaagtttctttaaatttccaatATATAAACCGGCGGTACTCAATCAATGGTTGGAAAATGTCGGAAACCCAGAAACGTATATCATGGACGAAAGCCTGTTGAAACACAGAGTGGTCTGTGAGGAACATTTTgagaagaaatatattttaattaataaaaaaagaaaaatactctCAAAATTTGCTGTACCTATTTCGTGGAAAGGTAAggaaattgttaaattattgttattaagctCGCTTCGTTGATGTGGTGAGTGTGACAACCGTGAATCGGTCACGCCCTAAcgtcacagatttacagaatacagaTGCAAAACTGATCGAAAATACGCGTGCGAGCGCCAGACTTCAGACACGCCTCCTGGGTGATGGATTTCCATCACCCGCCTAGTACGAAGCATGATGGCAAGGGGTTTAATTTGCTGCAAGCCTCCGCGCCGCGTGCTTCTAATTTTCTTTGCGTAGTACGCgtgtttatgattaataattaaattgaaataatattatatttgtattttgattaaatattatttttgttgaaatgggTGGGTATAAGTGTGTATATCTTTATTGTTCCAGCCACAGTGGTGGAGGAACGACGTTATTTAGATTTCCAAAAGATGAGTTAAGGtatgtattatgtatttaaactcttaattagttttatgttttgttATATAGAGTGTGTCAAAATTTCTTCGCAATcgtttaccagccgcatctgaagctaaaaataagtatataggtatatatttttattttaaatacagaaatgttaaaaagttttaaactttgtgttttttgaatcatataaagatttttagtcgtagcaatttttcgaaattttgatCATATATCTATTTACGATTAATATTATCAACTGATTTTAAAACGAGTTGTGCTAAAATGTACAGGGTCGTGTGACTAGCGATGGGCCAGAGATAAAAATGAtgaaactttttataattttataattgctaatttttaataattttggtgataaaattaaaaaataccaaaatgtCTACATAAAAAAGGCCCTCTTGTTCAAACGTTTGATAGATTCGCCTATAAAATATTGCATGGGATCTAACTCCTGGACACCCCGGGTTCTCTACATTCCTaagcttaaatttttttgtttaatatcttAAACGAATGCAGCTTTTTTTATCTTTAGGTCGACTGCTTGGCTTAAGGCTGCTGGAAGAGAAgatctttcaaaaaaaaatcttattaattacAAACTTTGTGAACATCactttgaaaataaatacatttatacGACCACATCCGGTTTAAAGCGTCTTTATGATAATGCGATTCCAAACATATTTTGTGGGTCTTCAAAAAGAAGTCATCGATTTAGTTTGGTTGATGAGCCTCCCAAAAAGATTATTGTTTTAACAGGTAcctaattataaaaagaaacaatatcataatttttaatgacctttttattccaatttagaTATACGGCTGAATGTTCAGGATCAGGCCCATAATGCTCTTTATTCCTCGGAAAAGTGCTTCAAAACAGAAGTGACAGGTAATTATACAGGTTCATGCATGCATAggtatacaataaataatagttttttgctaaatttagaTAATGTACTATGTACAATAATGGGCGACTAACACGTCTAagctttaaattgttttttttttaaatgccctgcataattattattatcgattttgttgtaaaatattgtttatttctcaataaacaaatatccttaaaataTGTGTCTTTGGCTAAAAGGTCTTTTGTCTACCTCTATCAGGGTTGGTTGTTACACCAGAAAATCCAAACTTTACCACAGGTGATTTtcatcttatatatttttttgatactcCTCATTTACAAAAAGCaacaagaaataatttaatgcaaaatacattttgttttgaaaacaaaCGAACATCCTGGGACCATATTGAAAAATTCTATATAGAAGATAAAAAGCAATCCTACAGATACGCGCCCAAGCTTAGTGATGCTCATATTTTTCCatccaattttcaaaaaatgaaggTCAAGCTAGCGGCTCAAGTGCTTAGTCGAACGGTAGCTTTTGGCATGCAAACTCAGATGACTTTGGGCATTTTGCCAGCTGAAGCTGCACCTACCATTGAAGTATTGGAAAAATtcgataaattatttgatttattaaattcagttAATGTTACTCATCCCAACCAGTACAAAATTGCATTTAAAGGATTAGATTTtcaaatatcatatttaaatgatatgtggatatttttagaaaacttgaaaatttttaacaaaaaaaaacaagatgtaactttaaaatgtaaatttcgtACTTGTTATATGATAACAATAAAGGCTGTACTAGCACTTTGGCAGCAACTTTCTAGTTTGGGCTTTAGCTATATTAAATTGAAAGGAATCAACCAGGattgtttagaatttttttttggcagtaCTAGACAACAACAAGGCAATTTTATAAATCCAACTCCAATAGAATTTGAAAGGGCTTTCAGAAAACTTTTTTGTCAAACTTTTTTGCATTCAAATCACATGAATTGTGCTGACGACTTAGGAATTCTCTTAGAGCATTTGAATATTACTAAACGTACgactttgcaaaaaaaaaatattccagagcaaaaaattaaagcaattacCCTGCAAGATTATGATTACAAAAAGGAAAACTTGCCAACgcaaaatgcatttatttacgtCTGTGggtacttaattaataaaactctaaaaattcataaatgtgatatttgtttaaaatttgccaGTGATGCTAATGttttaaaatcgaaattatacccatttgtaatgacgtcatttttgtttatctttgtttagcatattccaaacagcggcgacaacaaacttttgaaaaaaattggcgTCTGATgattatgtgaaatatccgtcactgtcaatcaaaaatattggtttgtcaacttgttcttgaaagttatatttggaaaagtgttagataatgcctaaaacaagatataataggtataatgaacaatcgcagctgatgattttaaatatattggctttttttcaactggaaaaggaacaagtccgaaacggaattgcacttcaaatttgaaacatagaattcgggacataatttattctatgtacgccagaaaagaatatgtaatattggcaacaataagaaaaaagtttagggaagaaattgaatattttgagttttccattgactccttaagaagattcaagtggaaaaaatcaaacagaaaatatttgatggacttggcaaatattgttcataaaagaatcaattttttaagggagtatatcaaaaatagaaatgtaggtccggaaggttttactcca is drawn from Anthonomus grandis grandis chromosome 1, icAntGran1.3, whole genome shotgun sequence and contains these coding sequences:
- the LOC126738957 gene encoding uncharacterized protein LOC126738957 isoform X1: MGGYKCVYLYCSSHSGGGTTLFRFPKDELRSTAWLKAAGREDLSKKNLINYKLCEHHFENKYIYTTTSGLKRLYDNAIPNIFCGSSKRSHRFSLVDEPPKKIIVLTDIRLNVQDQAHNALYSSEKCFKTEVTEEKQTKQEDSEENTFQEQSDFRGECSSKAKLTTSDSFDQASEDSNFEPDETKVIIKEEPLDSDLDEIECKKIKIECESEEDCDEDLLFFKSLLPDFKLLSPEIKRELQGRIQEMVREATLSTTMHNF